CTGGTTGCCACAGATATTGCTGCTCGTGGTATCGACATCGATAAACTTAAATATGTTATCAACTTCGATATTCCTAATATTGCCGAAACTTACGTTCACAGGATTGGCAGATCGGGCCGGGCGGGAGAAGAAGGAAATGCAATTTCAATATGCGAACCGGAAGAAAATGCCTACATTAAAGAGATAGAAAAATTGATAAATCTTAAGCTGAAAGTTATAAACCAGAATCCTTTCCCGCAAACAGATAAGGCAATGACGAAAGAAGAGAAGAAGGAATGGGAAAAGGAGAAGCAGCAACGAAAACAGGAATTTTTTTCAAACAGAAATAAAAGAAAAAAGAGATAATTTTAATCTAAGAATTCCTCGCTGCTCTGCATCGGGGATAGACAAATTTAAGAATTTTCTTTATTGCGTTTTTTTTAATTATAAACCCCTCCAACTACCTTAATATCCATAAAAATTTTTTAAAAACAATTTGCGGCTTGACACAAAAACCTTACTTTTATGATATACCCCCTGAGGGTATTTGAAAAAAATGAAAATTATTTTTATGTAGGAGGTTAAATGGAACATAAATGTGAAGTTTGCGAAGTAAAACATGCACATCATTCCGAGGAATTTAAAAAAGGAATGAAAAACCGGTTGAACCGTATAGAAGGACAAATTCGCGGCATCAATCGCATGATTCAGGAAGATGTATATTGCGATGATATTTTAAATCAAATGGCTGCTGTTCAACGTGCCTTGATTTCTTCTGGAGAGGTACTTTTGGACGCTCACATTAAATCTTGTATTGTAGAACAGATCCAGGATGGAAAACTGGAAGCTGTTGATGAATTGATGGAAACTATAAAAAAATTAATAAGGTAGATAATGATTTTAAATTTATTAAACGAGATTTTCAGAACTTATCTAGAAATTGCTCCGTATTTATTTATCGGGCTTTTCTTTGCGGGTTTATTGCATGTAGTATTTAAAAAAGATTTTGTAGCAAAACATCTGGGGGAAAATGATTTTCTGGCAACGATCAAGGCTTCAATACTGGGAGTTCCGTTGCCGTTATGTTCTTGTGGCGTAATACCTACGGCTCTTTATCTTAGAAGGCAAAATGCATCCAAAGGTTCTACGCTTTCATTTTTGATTTCAACTCCTCAAACCGGAGTGGACAGCATAATTGCAACCTATGGAATGATGGGACCGGTTTTTGCGATTTTCCGACCTCTGGCAGCTTTTGTGATGGGAATTACAGGTGGTGCTCTTACAAATATTTTAACGAGAAATGATGAAGATAAAATTGTAGAACCAAAAAACGTTTGTACGGATTGTGCAACTGATAAACCAGAACCAAAATCTTTTTGGAAGAAGATAATGAGCGGCTTCAATTATGCCTTCAAAGATTTTCTGGATGATATAGCTATACAATTGATTGTTGGTGTGATTTTGGCTGGTGTAATTTCTTTTGCAATTCCCGATAATTTCTTCGAGCAATTCGGAGGAAATGGAATTGTGGGAATGCTGATCATGATTGCCTTTGGAATTCCGCTTTATGTTTGTGCCACCGCTTCCATTCCGATCGCAGTTTCGCTGATGTTGAAAGGAATTTCACCTGGAGCAGCTTTTGTCTTCCTGGTAGTAGGCCCGGCAACCAACGCTGCCACCATAGCTCTAATTGGAAATGCTCTTGGTAAAAAGATGGTAGCGATATATCTTTCTGTGATCTCCGTTTTCGCAATTGGTTTTGGCTTTTTATTAAACTGGATTTTTGATATTTTTGGAAATATTGAAAATTTCAATATGATGCATCATGAACATGGAATTCCCTGGTATCTAACTGTTTTAATGGTGCTGTTTTCCATTTTCCTACTCGCATCATTATTTAGGAAGATCTTTCCCAGAAAGAAGTTAAAAATTCCGAAATTGGAGGTGAATGTGAATAAGCAGACTTTCAAGATTGAAGGTATGACTTGCAACCATTGCGTGATGAACGTAAAAAACGCAATTGAATCGGTAGAAAGTGTAGAGATAGTAGAAGTTTCACTTCCCGGCAAAAACGCAGTTGTAGAAGGTAACTTCGACGCTGCCAAAGTGAAAGAAGCTATCGAAAAAGCTGGCTATAAAGTAGTATAAATATAGCCTTGCGAAGGTTTTGAAACTTCTTGAAAAAACGACCTTCGCAAGGATATAACTAATATCTTTTAACACACAACTATAACCTTGCGGAGGATGAAAACCTGCGCAGGGTTTTCTTTTTCATTGCCAAATTTCTTTGTTATCAAAATTCTACATTTATCGATAAAGGAGTGGAGATGAAGAAGTTTGGATATTTTATGATTTTTTTATTAATTCTAAGTTGTGCGCAAAATACATTAAAAGAAAAACATCACAAAAGCTACCAGGAACTTATTGATATCTGGGAATCCGCAGAAAGTGATACGCTGACGCTTGAATCTGCCGAGAATCATCTTATAAAATATTATCCGGAATCGGAAAAGGTTTTCGAGCTGGCAAATGAAGAGTTTTACGACCGTCTTTATCCGATCTGGCGAGATGATTCACTCAAAGTGAAAGTTATAACCGAACTCCTGGAAAAATATCCCAAAACAAACTGGCGCAGAACAATGTTTCAATATTTGTTTTATTCCTTAAATGAGCTGGGAAGGACAGGCACACTTTATAGTGTCCTTGCTGATTTTCGCGTGGCTTTTCCAAACGATTATTTACCATTTGCCAGTACAGCCAGATATTACAGCAAAAATGATCATGAACTGCAAACTGCAGAAATATTTGCTGAGAAAGCCTTCAGAATTTCATTTAATTATCCAAAATTGGATCACTATCCACCCATGCAATGGGAAATGGAACAGCGTTCTGCCAGTGTGAACGCAGCAGTTATCTGGGCAGAAACCTTAATAAAGAACGGCAAATATCAAGTTGCTATTAATAAACTTATGAAAATAATTGAAGATAATAAACTTGGCATCGATGATGAGACGACTCTAGGTGGATGTTATTACTATCTGGCAGAAGCTTATAAAAAGCTGGATAAGCAGGAAGCTGCTGTTGATGCTGCTATAAATTCTTTAAAAGCAGGAGATTCAAGAAATTATTACACTCCCAAAGCTGATTCACTTTTGCAGGAAATGATCGGTTACATGGATTTGAGTGAACCGGAATATCTGGATTTCTGTCGTAAAAGATCTGGATACAATGATGTGGAATTTTCTGACATAACTGAAAAAACAGGTTTAGAAGGAATTAAAGCAGGAAGAGTAGCCTGGGCAGATTTTGACGATGATGGTTTTGCTGATCTGCTTTTGAATGGTTGCAGACTTTTCCATAATGAAAATGGCAAGAAATTCAAAGAAATAACATCAGAAGTTTTTAATGATACCATAAAAGCCAATGGCGGACTTTGGGGAGATTTTGATAATGATGCAGATCTGGATATTATCACCAAAGACCAGGAAGGTGTCTGGCTGCAAAATGAAGGAGTTTTTGAAAAAGTATCAGGACCAAATTCAATTCAGAATAATAAGTTTTCTACCGAAGGTTTGGGAATCGGAGATATAAATAACGATGGCTGGTTGGATGCCTATTTTGCAAATTACGAGAACAGGAATGAATCCGGATCGGAATATGAAGAGGATCAGCTTTTCAAAGGAATTGGAGACGGCTTGTTTTACGATGTGACAGAACGTGCTGATATTTTGCCGATTGATGGAGAAAACCGAGCAGGCCGCGGTGTGAATATGGGAGATTTTGATAACGATGGAGATCTGGATATTTTCGTTTCCAATTATCGTTTGCAGGAAAATTTCCTGTGGCAGAATGATGGAACCGGGCATTTCGAAAATGCAGCTTTGGAAAAAGATGTTGCCGGAATCGAGATTGAAGATTGGTGGGGACACACGATCGGTAGTGAGTGGGGAGATTTGGATAATGATAGCGATCTGGATCTTTTCTGTGCAAATCTGGCTCATCCGCGCTACATAGATTTTTCTAATATGAGTATGGTTTATCTAAATTCAGGAGCACCGGATTATACTTTTTCTGATAATCGTAGAACTGCCGGCATCAGATTTGAAGAAACACATTCTGAACCTTGCCTGGCAGATTTCAATAATGATGGATTTCTGGATGTTTACATCAATTGCATTTATGAAAAAAGACGTTCTTTTTTGTATATGAGCAATCGTGATGGAACATACAGAGAAGTTACTTTTTTAGCTGGAGTCAGGCATTTTAATGGTTGGGGAGTTGCAGCTGCCGATTTTGATAACGATGGAGATCTTGATCTTCTGGCTGCTGGTGGCACAATTCAACTTTTCCGAAATGACACAAAGAAAAATAATTGGTTGAAAGTAAAAGTGATCGGCAAAGATCATGTTGATGCTATAGGAACCAGGCTGGAGCTTTCCAACAAAAATATAAATTTGATCAGGGAAATCCAAGGTGGAAAAGGAACAACAAATCAGCACGATCTGGTGCAGCATTTTGGTCTGGGTTATCAAAAAGCACCTTTCAAATTTCATATTAGATTTCCCAATGGAGAAAAAAGAATTATCTTAATTAAAGAAGTGAATAGATTGATAAAAGTGGTGCAATAATCAGCTCCCCTTTGAAAGGAGAAACGACTTTAGTCGTAGAGGGGCTTGAAAATAGGTTTCGATAAAACCGCCCCTTTTTTTCACCCTTACAAAAAGGGACAATAAAATATGGAGATAGTATGAAGAAATTAGTTTTAATTTTTGTAATTGGTATTTTTCTTTCCAATTTGTTTGGTTGGGGTGGATTAGCTCATAGAATAATAACAGAACAAGCAATGCAAAACCTACCGCAAGAAATACCAGTTTCTATGGAATGGAAAGTCTATATCGTAGAACACTGCAGCGATCCCGATAAAAGAAAGGATGATACTCCCGGCGAAGAAGAACGGCATTATATCGATATCGATTATTACGAGGAATTCAATCGTGGTGAAATGATCTTTGATAAAGAAAAATTGATCGAAAAATATAGTGAAGAAGTGGTTGTAGATCTTGGAATTTTGCCCTGGGCGATTCTGGAAACTTATAAAAATCTGGTAAAAGCTTTTGAAGAACAAAATAATGAAGAAATCCTGCTTTATGCTTCTGATCTGGCGCATTATGTGGAAGATGGCAGCCAGCCACAGCACCTTATTTTAAATTATAACGGTAAAATGACAGATCAATATGGAATTCACAGACGATATGAAACTGGAATGATAGAAACATATGAATCCGAAATTCGTGCAAATTTAAAAAATTCAAGTGCGGAAAAAATAGATGTCGATTTGGATTATATTTTCAATTATATAACCGATAGCAACTCCCTGGCTCCGATCATTTTTGATGCCGATCTGCATGCTTTAAAATATGCGGAAGATTATAATGATGAATATTATCGATTGCTCTGGTTCAAAACAAAATATATAACACAATTACAATTTAATTATGCTGCGGAATATTTAGCATCCTTCATTTATTCTGCCTGGATGGAAGCGGGAAAACCTTGAAAAGGCTTCTTGAGAAATTTCTTTCAGTTTAGCACTTTCAAGGTTTTTAGGCAACCACCACAAAGACGCAAAGACGCAAAGACGCAAAGACGCAAAGACGCAAAGACGCAAAGACGCAAAGACGCAAAGACGCAAAGAGGCAAAGAGGCAAAGAGGCAAAGAGGCAAAGAGGCAAAAAGGCAAAGATGCAAAGAGGCGAAAACGCAAAGATGCAAAGATAGTTGGATCAATCGTCTCGATCAGGAATGAATTAAACATGCTTTTGGGAAAAAACCGGAAAGGGTGTGGACTCCACGAGACGTGAAGTCCAACATCATTCAATCAACTATTTCATCAATAGGCATTTCTTAGTAACGGAAAAATCTCCTGCCTGCAATTTCACAAAATAAACTCCACTGGAAACTGGCTGGTTGTTATCATCAGTTCCATTCCAAAGGATTGAGGCTTTGAGACTTTGAGAGGGGGAGACAGAGAGAGTTTTCACTTTCTGTCCTCTCAAATTATAGATTTCCAGCTCTGTGTTCTCCATGATCTCTGTGGTGAGAGAAAACTCAATCGTTGTGCTGGGATTGAAAGGATTGGGAAAAACAGTCATTTCAAATTCTGATTCAATTAAAGTATTGCCACTTTGAACTGAATTCTGGCAGATAAAATTGTGAAAATCATCAGAAGCAGCAATGGGGTGTAGAGCAGTTTTTCCACTGTTACTGCTAGCAGAAATGTAATATTGGATTTCAGTTCCCTGCGGTTGATGAGGAATGTTTGCAGAAAAAGAATCTATAGCGGTTTCCTGAAGTAAAATGGAATTCCATTCTGTTTGTGAAGCTGTTTTCCAGAAGAGTTTTAATTCCGAATCGATCAAACCTTGCTGACTGTAATCAACTATTTTACAGGCAATTGGATAATCCTGGTTTGAAATAATAGTATCAATATATGGTTTGTGTTCTATCCTGATCATATCAGGATCAAAAATACCCATCGTTCGGCAATGCAGAGCATCGTAATAATACCATTCCGAATAGGGAATGCCAATAATTTCATAGCCCGGCATGGCAGCTTCATAAGTTGCAATTGCTTCATCATCAGAAGCAATTCCAAAAAGCGGAACCAGAACCTTTTTATTCAAGATCAGAGAGTTTGTATAAGCAGCTACATCATTTCCCAGATAATAATCACAATATATGCGAATGATATTATAAGGACGATCAAAACAAGTTGTGAAATTCTCAAATTCAGCTGCAACTTGCTCAACCATATTGTATTCCGGATGCCAGATATCAACTTCTTTAATCAGCACTGTTTCTTCATCCAAAAGCTTGGCAATGCAATCTATGTGTTGAATTCCCAGATTTTCGAAATTGCTGATTATATTGTAAGTTTCGATTCCCGCATATTGCTGCATCAAATCGAAGAATTCATTATTGGAAAGAATAGGCAGATTTTCATCCAGCATCTGTTGACTGGAAAAAGCAGAATTATAACCATCATACATCACATTGCCACCCGTAAGATAGGCAGGAAGTTGATAATTATTCCAATTCATTTGATCTGCGAAAGCAGCATTTACAGCATCATCTTCACTCCAATCTCGACTTGTTGCCGGCACCCAGGGATAACCATCAAAAATTGGATCAAGGATTCCGATTTGTCCATCTCCATCGAATAAACATTGTGGTCCCCAATCTCGCGTCCAATGTGAATATGTATCTGCAAAAATAAAACTGCAATGCTCCATATTTACATTCCAACTTGCAAAAGCAGCACGAGCCTGCTGTTCTTCTGTAGAATTTTCTACCAGAATATAAAGAGAATCATCTTCAGCTAATTCCACCACGAGTTCTGAAGGAATTCCCAGAGGCCAGCGAATAAGAGTTCCGATTGCCGGTTCCCATTCAGCTATCATTCTAGCTTGTGGAGCAGGCTGACAAAAAATTTGGAAACTTATCAACAAAGAAAAAATTACTAATATATATTTCATCTCTGTAACCTTACAAATTTTTAACTTTTAAAATTTCGGAAAT
This DNA window, taken from Candidatus Cloacimonadota bacterium, encodes the following:
- a CDS encoding SO_0444 family Cu/Zn efflux transporter gives rise to the protein MILNLLNEIFRTYLEIAPYLFIGLFFAGLLHVVFKKDFVAKHLGENDFLATIKASILGVPLPLCSCGVIPTALYLRRQNASKGSTLSFLISTPQTGVDSIIATYGMMGPVFAIFRPLAAFVMGITGGALTNILTRNDEDKIVEPKNVCTDCATDKPEPKSFWKKIMSGFNYAFKDFLDDIAIQLIVGVILAGVISFAIPDNFFEQFGGNGIVGMLIMIAFGIPLYVCATASIPIAVSLMLKGISPGAAFVFLVVGPATNAATIALIGNALGKKMVAIYLSVISVFAIGFGFLLNWIFDIFGNIENFNMMHHEHGIPWYLTVLMVLFSIFLLASLFRKIFPRKKLKIPKLEVNVNKQTFKIEGMTCNHCVMNVKNAIESVESVEIVEVSLPGKNAVVEGNFDAAKVKEAIEKAGYKVV
- a CDS encoding metal-sensitive transcriptional regulator, coding for MEHKCEVCEVKHAHHSEEFKKGMKNRLNRIEGQIRGINRMIQEDVYCDDILNQMAAVQRALISSGEVLLDAHIKSCIVEQIQDGKLEAVDELMETIKKLIR
- a CDS encoding agmatine deiminase family protein; its protein translation is MIAEWEPAIGTLIRWPLGIPSELVVELAEDDSLYILVENSTEEQQARAAFASWNVNMEHCSFIFADTYSHWTRDWGPQCLFDGDGQIGILDPIFDGYPWVPATSRDWSEDDAVNAAFADQMNWNNYQLPAYLTGGNVMYDGYNSAFSSQQMLDENLPILSNNEFFDLMQQYAGIETYNIISNFENLGIQHIDCIAKLLDEETVLIKEVDIWHPEYNMVEQVAAEFENFTTCFDRPYNIIRIYCDYYLGNDVAAYTNSLILNKKVLVPLFGIASDDEAIATYEAAMPGYEIIGIPYSEWYYYDALHCRTMGIFDPDMIRIEHKPYIDTIISNQDYPIACKIVDYSQQGLIDSELKLFWKTASQTEWNSILLQETAIDSFSANIPHQPQGTEIQYYISASSNSGKTALHPIAASDDFHNFICQNSVQSGNTLIESEFEMTVFPNPFNPSTTIEFSLTTEIMENTELEIYNLRGQKVKTLSVSPSQSLKASILWNGTDDNNQPVSSGVYFVKLQAGDFSVTKKCLLMK
- a CDS encoding CRTAC1 family protein produces the protein MKKFGYFMIFLLILSCAQNTLKEKHHKSYQELIDIWESAESDTLTLESAENHLIKYYPESEKVFELANEEFYDRLYPIWRDDSLKVKVITELLEKYPKTNWRRTMFQYLFYSLNELGRTGTLYSVLADFRVAFPNDYLPFASTARYYSKNDHELQTAEIFAEKAFRISFNYPKLDHYPPMQWEMEQRSASVNAAVIWAETLIKNGKYQVAINKLMKIIEDNKLGIDDETTLGGCYYYLAEAYKKLDKQEAAVDAAINSLKAGDSRNYYTPKADSLLQEMIGYMDLSEPEYLDFCRKRSGYNDVEFSDITEKTGLEGIKAGRVAWADFDDDGFADLLLNGCRLFHNENGKKFKEITSEVFNDTIKANGGLWGDFDNDADLDIITKDQEGVWLQNEGVFEKVSGPNSIQNNKFSTEGLGIGDINNDGWLDAYFANYENRNESGSEYEEDQLFKGIGDGLFYDVTERADILPIDGENRAGRGVNMGDFDNDGDLDIFVSNYRLQENFLWQNDGTGHFENAALEKDVAGIEIEDWWGHTIGSEWGDLDNDSDLDLFCANLAHPRYIDFSNMSMVYLNSGAPDYTFSDNRRTAGIRFEETHSEPCLADFNNDGFLDVYINCIYEKRRSFLYMSNRDGTYREVTFLAGVRHFNGWGVAAADFDNDGDLDLLAAGGTIQLFRNDTKKNNWLKVKVIGKDHVDAIGTRLELSNKNINLIREIQGGKGTTNQHDLVQHFGLGYQKAPFKFHIRFPNGEKRIILIKEVNRLIKVVQ